In one Solanum dulcamara chromosome 1, daSolDulc1.2, whole genome shotgun sequence genomic region, the following are encoded:
- the LOC129884232 gene encoding receptor-like protein Cf-9 homolog has translation MTGHVIELDLGCSSLVGKIDSNRSLFQLSHLQRLDLSSNNFSHSHISPEFGRFLNLTYLDLSDSYFSGQIPSEISHLSMLQSLYFSGEMLKFGPHDFELLLQNLTQLRELHLTSINISSTIPPIFSSHLTTLRLRDTGLYGIIPESIFQLPNLKTLILQNNDQLSGYFPKTKWNSSASLVELDLSGVNLSCNLPDSLSYLTSLQSVS, from the coding sequence ATGACTGGCCATGTCATTGAACTTGACCTCGGCTGCAGCAGTCTTGTAGGGAAGATTGATTCTAATAGAAGCTTATTCCAACTCTCTCATCTCCAAAGGCTCGACCTTTCTTCTAATAACTTCTCTCATTCTCATATCTCACCTGAATTTGGCAGGTTCTTGAACTTGACATATCTTGATCTTTCTGACTCCTATTTCTCAGGTCAAATTCCTTCTGAAATCTCTCATCTTTCCATGTTACAATCTCTTTATTTCTCAGGAGAAATGCTCAAATTTGGACCTCACGATTTTGAATTGCTCCTTCAGAATTTGACACAATTAAGAGAGCTTCATCTTACTTCCATAAACATCTCTTCCACCATTCCtccaattttttcttctcatttaaCAACTCTGAGGCTGAGAGATACAGGATTGTATGGGATTATACCTGAGAGCATTTTTCAACTTCCCAACCTGAAAACACTTATCTTACAAAACAATGATCAACTAAGTGGTTATTTTCCAAAGACCAAATGGAACAGCAGTGCATCTCTCGTAGAGTTAGATCTCAGTGGCGTGAATTTGTCTTGTAATTTGCCTGATTCTCTCAGCTATCTAACTTCACTGCAGTCTGTCTCTTAA